The following coding sequences lie in one Bremerella alba genomic window:
- a CDS encoding recombinase family protein, which translates to MRKKKAYSYLRFSSGPQAKGDSKRRQSERPAEWAEANGYELDNSLVLMDEGVSGWTGANATTGKLKAFIDAVDAGSVKKGSALIVENLDRLTRQQVPVALEMFLSILRRGITIVTLSDAHPEIFHWEKLSEVQLIIAIVILSRAHGESERKSQFGKAKWRSRREEMRKGKTVGNLCPRWLKSKEDRSGFIFVRDKVKTVRKIVKLYLDGLGAHLIAEKLNTDGNAPLGHGRQWDAGQIKHVLSHEALIGRKQPMRLEVVDGKRKKVPDGEPIVDYFPAVVDQETWDRLQYELSIRSVNTQPRKQTIRNLFPGSIISIWDNHIHVWKLHSTQNGITSIYCPRPGKSNKKKRYHLPYTAIERAVLLHLRELDASKLTGRTTSQPNQIDAISGKLVQLEQQLTNTEQGLTKAYSDTLARVAQRLEGEIDELQQQLSTLTSEQQNVTTERIKDLQDLIEQLDNKSGDTLISLRRKLKARMQTLVKRLQITQIDEISNQHKHIVLGIVFRGEPRCRILKLEIKQGQLVSSYMLAEAIVERETGEVTLAMIDKNDPDWCSLDKPEILAYIDDQFQKSREEREVEDSHYFSLE; encoded by the coding sequence GTGCGAAAAAAGAAGGCTTACAGCTACCTACGCTTTTCTTCAGGGCCTCAAGCCAAGGGCGATAGCAAGCGCAGACAATCTGAACGTCCGGCTGAATGGGCGGAAGCCAATGGATACGAATTGGACAATAGCTTGGTGCTGATGGATGAAGGAGTAAGTGGCTGGACTGGCGCTAATGCAACGACAGGCAAGCTTAAAGCCTTCATTGATGCCGTGGATGCTGGAAGCGTCAAAAAAGGCTCAGCCCTTATTGTGGAGAATCTCGATCGCCTTACACGGCAACAAGTGCCTGTCGCTTTGGAAATGTTTCTTTCCATATTGCGTCGAGGTATCACGATTGTAACCTTATCCGACGCTCATCCAGAAATTTTCCACTGGGAGAAATTGAGCGAAGTTCAGCTAATCATTGCGATTGTGATCTTATCTCGTGCTCACGGCGAGAGCGAACGCAAGAGTCAGTTCGGAAAGGCAAAATGGCGTTCACGCCGAGAGGAAATGCGAAAGGGAAAGACAGTTGGAAACCTTTGTCCTCGATGGCTCAAATCCAAAGAAGATCGTTCAGGTTTTATCTTTGTAAGAGACAAGGTCAAGACAGTACGCAAGATTGTCAAACTATATCTCGATGGCCTGGGAGCCCACTTGATCGCAGAGAAACTTAACACAGACGGCAATGCGCCTCTCGGCCACGGTCGGCAATGGGATGCGGGACAGATAAAGCATGTTCTAAGTCATGAAGCATTAATTGGCCGAAAGCAGCCCATGAGATTAGAGGTTGTCGATGGCAAAAGAAAGAAGGTCCCAGACGGAGAACCGATCGTTGACTACTTTCCAGCAGTCGTTGACCAAGAGACATGGGACAGATTGCAATACGAGCTTTCAATTCGCTCCGTAAATACTCAACCCAGAAAGCAAACGATTCGAAATCTCTTTCCAGGATCAATCATATCGATCTGGGACAACCACATCCACGTTTGGAAGTTGCACAGCACCCAAAATGGCATTACGTCGATTTACTGTCCTCGACCCGGTAAATCTAACAAGAAAAAGCGATACCACCTTCCGTACACTGCTATTGAGAGAGCAGTCCTCTTGCACCTTAGAGAGCTTGATGCTTCGAAATTAACAGGTAGAACGACGTCTCAACCCAATCAGATTGATGCTATATCGGGCAAACTCGTCCAGCTTGAACAGCAACTGACCAACACGGAGCAGGGCCTAACGAAAGCATATTCAGATACACTTGCGAGAGTCGCCCAGAGGCTCGAAGGAGAGATTGATGAATTGCAACAACAACTATCCACACTAACAAGTGAACAGCAGAATGTAACTACGGAGCGGATCAAAGACTTACAAGATTTGATCGAGCAACTTGACAACAAATCAGGTGACACGCTGATTTCTCTTAGACGAAAGCTAAAGGCTCGCATGCAAACCCTTGTTAAGCGGCTGCAAATTACACAGATTGATGAGATCTCTAACCAACACAAGCACATTGTGCTCGGCATTGTTTTTCGAGGTGAGCCGAGATGCCGAATTCTAAAACTTGAAATTAAACAGGGACAACTGGTCTCCAGCTACATGTTAGCAGAGGCCATTGTTGAGCGTGAAACTGGCGAAGTAACACTCGCCATGATTGACAAAAATGATCCAGACTGGTGTTCACTTGATAAGCCAGAAATTCTCGCCTACATTGATGACCAGTTTCAGAAGAGCCGAGAGGAAAGAGAAGTCGAGGACAGTCACTACTTTTCTCTAGAATAA
- a CDS encoding phage exclusion protein Lit family protein, protein MKRIVQVKEDDVRRLLCWASPCRNNELIRLLDELDTKWMVDREAERILFQARPGQPNEIVMGLKCSRRLQVHAYAAAIIFSSLGKSKDERDKILRPVDDMLNWAVGVDVTGWVASDGIVLPPDHVLRKTEEEIPDDALPKISEKNRIVGEGFYRYATAWILFHELGHLKLGHSSQEGFLSLTQEKEADMFAANWMVDAATNSGDSEQEANRLNALTGIALALLWLTIFNVFFGRKESTTHPEGYDRLFQVLDQFVDPSSESEYVFIWESVATLLFVHMRAANYQFDEKEVALAQPDPRDRVNYFINRISKFERE, encoded by the coding sequence ATGAAGAGAATCGTCCAAGTTAAAGAAGATGACGTCCGGCGATTGCTTTGCTGGGCGTCACCGTGTCGAAACAACGAACTGATCAGACTTCTGGACGAGCTAGACACCAAATGGATGGTGGATCGTGAAGCCGAACGCATTCTATTTCAAGCTAGACCAGGACAACCTAATGAAATTGTAATGGGGCTCAAGTGCTCAAGACGTTTACAAGTCCATGCTTATGCTGCTGCGATAATCTTTTCCTCGCTGGGTAAATCGAAGGATGAGCGTGATAAGATTCTTCGCCCAGTAGATGACATGTTGAACTGGGCAGTTGGTGTTGATGTTACGGGATGGGTAGCAAGCGACGGAATTGTACTCCCTCCCGATCATGTGTTGAGGAAAACAGAGGAAGAAATTCCAGACGATGCATTGCCAAAAATCAGTGAGAAGAATCGTATTGTTGGTGAAGGGTTTTATCGTTATGCGACTGCATGGATTCTCTTTCACGAACTTGGACATTTAAAACTAGGACATAGCTCACAAGAAGGTTTCCTCTCCTTGACGCAGGAGAAAGAAGCGGACATGTTTGCTGCCAACTGGATGGTCGATGCGGCAACTAATTCTGGTGATAGTGAGCAGGAAGCAAATCGATTAAATGCGCTTACGGGAATTGCCTTGGCACTTCTGTGGCTCACGATCTTTAACGTGTTCTTTGGCCGCAAGGAATCGACGACTCATCCAGAGGGATATGATCGACTCTTTCAGGTTCTGGATCAATTCGTAGATCCAAGTTCAGAATCCGAGTACGTTTTCATCTGGGAGTCCGTAGCTACTCTTCTGTTTGTTCACATGCGTGCTGCGAACTACCAATTTGACGAAAAGGAAGTGGCATTGGCTCAGCCCGATCCAAGAGATCGAGTGAACTACTTCATAAATAGAATTTCTAAGTTCGAGAGAGAGTAG
- a CDS encoding 3' terminal RNA ribose 2'-O-methyltransferase Hen1 → MLLSITTEHPPATDLGYLLHKHPGRLQTFDLSFGKAHVFYPEADENRCTACLLLDIDPVGMVRGKNRSQGDLLARYVNDRPYVASSFLSVAISQVLGAAMSGRCKDRPELADTPLPLAARIDVLPVRGGERFLRQLFEPLGYTVEAEAYPLDEKFPAWGNSPYFSVTIRGVTTLSQLLTHLYVLVPVFDNEKHYFVGEAELEKLLAKGGGWLTAHPEKDQITRRYLKHRYGLYREALSRLIEVEELQAPPDEQTASAEEETLERSVSLNDQRHGAVLAALKASGARSVLDLGCGEGKLLRQLLPENQFEQIVGVDVSIRSLEMAQKRLKLDRLPPRQAERLKLLHGSLIYRDRRLEGFDAAAVVEVIEHLDPPRLTALERAVFEFARPKIVVVTTPNQEYNVMWESLPAGQFRHADHRFEWTRAQFQAWAGRICQAFGYTVRYLPVGPEDEKVGSPTQMGVFEF, encoded by the coding sequence ATGCTTCTCTCGATCACCACCGAGCACCCACCTGCGACTGATCTCGGGTATTTGCTGCACAAGCACCCTGGCCGGTTGCAGACGTTTGATCTGAGCTTCGGCAAGGCCCACGTGTTTTATCCCGAGGCGGATGAAAATCGTTGCACGGCTTGTTTGTTGTTGGATATCGACCCGGTGGGGATGGTTCGCGGGAAGAATCGTAGTCAGGGCGACTTGCTTGCGCGTTACGTGAATGACCGGCCTTATGTCGCGTCGTCCTTTTTAAGCGTGGCCATCTCGCAGGTTTTGGGGGCGGCCATGTCTGGCCGCTGTAAGGATCGCCCTGAACTTGCCGACACGCCGTTGCCGCTGGCTGCTCGGATCGATGTCTTACCGGTACGCGGAGGCGAGCGTTTCCTTCGGCAATTGTTCGAGCCACTCGGCTATACGGTCGAAGCAGAAGCTTATCCGCTGGACGAGAAGTTCCCGGCGTGGGGCAACAGTCCTTACTTTTCGGTGACCATTCGCGGGGTGACGACTCTTTCGCAGTTGCTCACGCATCTGTACGTGCTGGTGCCGGTCTTCGACAACGAGAAGCATTACTTCGTGGGGGAAGCCGAGCTGGAAAAGCTGCTGGCCAAGGGGGGCGGCTGGCTGACTGCGCACCCCGAGAAGGATCAGATCACACGGCGCTATCTGAAGCATCGTTATGGTCTGTATCGCGAGGCGTTGTCGCGATTGATTGAGGTTGAAGAGTTGCAAGCACCGCCAGACGAACAAACAGCTTCCGCCGAAGAAGAGACGCTCGAGCGCAGCGTGAGCCTGAACGACCAGCGTCACGGTGCGGTATTGGCCGCGCTCAAAGCAAGTGGTGCTCGCAGCGTGCTCGACCTGGGCTGCGGCGAGGGGAAGCTGCTACGGCAGTTGCTGCCTGAGAACCAGTTCGAGCAGATTGTCGGCGTCGATGTTTCGATCCGATCGTTAGAGATGGCCCAGAAACGCCTGAAGCTAGACCGCTTGCCCCCGCGTCAGGCCGAGCGTCTGAAGCTGCTGCACGGCTCGCTCATCTATCGCGATCGCCGCCTGGAAGGCTTCGATGCGGCTGCGGTGGTTGAAGTGATCGAACACCTCGACCCTCCCCGGCTGACCGCGCTTGAGCGGGCCGTCTTCGAGTTCGCCCGGCCCAAGATCGTGGTCGTCACGACCCCTAACCAGGAATACAACGTCATGTGGGAAAGCCTGCCCGCCGGCCAGTTCCGCCACGCCGACCATCGCTTCGAATGGACCCGAGCCCAGTTTCAAGCCTGGGCCGGACGCATTTGCCAAGCATTTGGATACACGGTGCGTTACTTACCGGTCGGGCCAGAAGACGAAAAGGTCGGATCACCGACGCAGATGGGGGTGTTTGAGTTTTGA